A stretch of DNA from Candidatus Methylomirabilota bacterium:
GCCCAATCCAACGCCCGCGGAGCGGCATCTCCTCGCGCTCGCCCGGGAGATCGCGCGGCTGCCCCTCGTCGCGGCCGTCGAGAGGCTCGCGTCGGCCTGGGCGCCGACCTCCTCCCTGCCCGGCGTGGTCGCGGCGGCGTGGGTGCGAAGCCGCGGCGACAAGACCGCGGCGCTCGCGCTCGCCTACGCCCGCGAGCAGGTGCGCCTCTCGCTCCAGGAGATCCTCGAGGCGGCGCCGCCGGCCACGCGCGGACCGCGGGCCGCCGGGCCCGAGACCCTCGCGTGGGTCCTGCTCGCGGGGTGCGAGGCGCTGGCCCACGAGCCTCCGTCGGCGGTCGCCGAACGCGTGAGCGCGCTGCTCGAGCTCAGTGGCCACGACGCTTCGACGGGCTGAGCGCCTCCAGCACGAGGAGCAGGGCGCCGGCGACCATCGTCGCGCCGTTCAGCTGCACCGCGGCGCGGTGGGCCCGCGCGAACCCGCCGTCGTCGCGGGCCCGGCGCGCCGCCTCGGCGCCCGGCAGCACGACCGTGGATGCCCACACGAGGAGCCCGAGCATGACGCCGCAGAGCGCGGCGCTCGCGAGCGGCCGGAGGCGCCCGTCCCTGCCCGACACGACCTGGATGACGGCGGCCGCCAGCGCGACGGCGCAGAGGGCCTCACCCCACGCGTAATACCGCGGCAGGACGGCGGCCACCGCCTGGCCCGCGACGGCGCGGTCCAGCGTGCGGAAGACGAGCGGTGCCACGGCGAAGGAGAAGAACGCCATGATGCCGAGCCAGCCCGCGACCGCGACGACCGTGAGGGCGCGGAGGACCCTCATCGCCCGCCCCGGAGGACGCCGTGGAGGGTCACGGGCTCACGATCGGCGAAGCTCCCTCGCGTGTCAAGATTTGACGCCCCCGCGGCGCGGCGGTAGAGTCGCCGCGATGCGCGCCCGCCTCACCGCCGCCCTCCTGCTCGTGCTCGTCGCGCCCGCCGTCGCGCGCGCGGAGACGCCGGTCGAGCAGGCGCGCGCGCTCGTCGCGCGCTACCACGAGGACCGCGCGGGGCTGGACCGCGCGCGCGATCTCCTCGAGGACGCGCTCCGGCGCGACAGCCAGGTCGAGACGATGACCATGCTCTCCTACGTCTGGTTCCTCTACGGCGACGTCCGCGCGACCACCTCCGAGGACAAGCTCGCCGCGTACGAGCGCGGCCGCGAGCTCGGCAAGCGCGCGATCGAACTCGCGCCGAAGAGCCACGACGCGCACCTCTGGTACGCGATCAACACGGGGCGCTGGGGCCAGGCGAAGGGCATCCTGCGCTCGCTCTTCCTCCTGCCGACCGTGCGCGAGGAGATCGATATCCTCTTCCAGCTGAACCCGCGCTCGGTGCGCGCCCACTCGCTCGCCGGCAACGTCATGCTCGAGGTGCCGGGGCTCGTCGGCGGCGACAAGGAGAAGGCCGAGGAGCACTTCAAGCAGGGCCTCGCGATCGACCCGAAGTTCACCGTGCTGCGCGTGGACCTCGCCCGCGTCTACATCGCGACCGGGCGCTACCCGGAGGCGCGGCGCGAGCTCCAGCGGGTCATCGACGAGCGCGAGCCCACGATCGTCGCCGACTGGACCGTGAAGGACCTGCCACGCGCAAGACAGCTGCTCGAGTCCGTCAAAGACAAGAAGTAGCGATCGGCGCGGTCATCCGGCGGCTCCGGCGGACGGCGCCGGGCTGGAACCCGACGGCGCTCGCCGTCATCGCCGACCGCGACCGCGACCCGTTCCGCGTGCTGATCGCCTGCATCCTCTCGCTCCGGACGCAGGACACGACGACCGGGCCCGCCGCCGAGCGCCTCTTCGCCGTCGCCGACCGGCCGGAGACGATGCTCGCGCTGACGCCCGGGCGGATCGAGCGGCTGATCTTCCCCGTCGGCTTCTACCGGACGAAGGCGCGCGTGATCCTCGGGATCTGCCGCGACCTCCTCGGCCGCTTCGGCGGCCGCGTGCCGGACGAGATCGACGACCTCCTGACGCTGAAGGGCGTCGGCCGGAAGACGGCGAACCTCGTCGTGACCATGGCCTACGGCAAGCCCGGCATCTGCGTGGACACCCACGTCCACCGGATCTCGAACCGGCTCGGCTACGTCAGGACCAAGACACCGGAGGAGACCGAGATGGCGCTCCGGGCGAAGCTCCCGAGGCGCCACTGGATCGGCTACAACGACCTGCTCGTGTCCTTCGGCCAGAACGTCTGCGCGCCGATCTCGCCCCGCTGCTCCGTGTGTCCCGTCGGCGCCCTCTGCCGGCGCGTCGGTGTCACGACGTCGCGCTGACGGCCGCCCGCGCTTGACCCCGCCGACGGCGGGTGGTAGACGTGGTCCCGAGACGCCCATGGAGCCGCGCGCGATCCCCTCCTCGTTCGACACCGTCTTCGCGTACGACTATGCCGTCGCGGAGGCGGACATGCGGCGGCTCTACGAGAACGCCAAGCGTGACCAGTGGAACGCCTCGCGCGACATCCCCTGGGACACCCCCGAGACCTCCGACGGCCGCGTCATCGCCGACGAGCTGATCGACGCGTACGGGAGCCCGCTCTGGGCGCGGCTCGGGGAGAAGGAGCGCGTCGAGCTGAACCGCCGCGTCGCCGCCTGGCGGCTGTCGGTGCTCATGCACGGCGAGCAGGGCGCGCTGCTGGCCTGCAGCCAGCTCGTCGACATCGTCACGGGCGCGGACCAGAAATTCTTCCAGGCCACCCAGGTCATGGACGAGGCCCGCCACAACGAGGTCCTCGACCGCTACCTCCGGGAGCGGCTCGACGATCGCCGGTACCCGATCCCGGCCAACGCGCGTGACGTCTTCGACTCG
This window harbors:
- a CDS encoding DUF4149 domain-containing protein, which codes for MRVLRALTVVAVAGWLGIMAFFSFAVAPLVFRTLDRAVAGQAVAAVLPRYYAWGEALCAVALAAAVIQVVSGRDGRLRPLASAALCGVMLGLLVWASTVVLPGAEAARRARDDGGFARAHRAAVQLNGATMVAGALLLVLEALSPSKRRGH
- a CDS encoding tetratricopeptide repeat protein; the protein is MRARLTAALLLVLVAPAVARAETPVEQARALVARYHEDRAGLDRARDLLEDALRRDSQVETMTMLSYVWFLYGDVRATTSEDKLAAYERGRELGKRAIELAPKSHDAHLWYAINTGRWGQAKGILRSLFLLPTVREEIDILFQLNPRSVRAHSLAGNVMLEVPGLVGGDKEKAEEHFKQGLAIDPKFTVLRVDLARVYIATGRYPEARRELQRVIDEREPTIVADWTVKDLPRARQLLESVKDKK
- the nth gene encoding endonuclease III, which codes for MRRLRRTAPGWNPTALAVIADRDRDPFRVLIACILSLRTQDTTTGPAAERLFAVADRPETMLALTPGRIERLIFPVGFYRTKARVILGICRDLLGRFGGRVPDEIDDLLTLKGVGRKTANLVVTMAYGKPGICVDTHVHRISNRLGYVRTKTPEETEMALRAKLPRRHWIGYNDLLVSFGQNVCAPISPRCSVCPVGALCRRVGVTTSR